The genomic interval tacgagagaggcagagaccgctgtattaccctcagcagttgtctcctcaacgtgagtcgcagggtgatctaggggagttgggttaggttcctctgttgcttgacgaccgatgtctgcgATATCTTCAAATGATAGCTTGATGCCCAAATGTGCTTGAATAAcatcaacatcctgaacaaccgaattcagggatgcctggagagtccttaAATTTGCTTCCATTTTGGACTGTGActctagcatcttggcattgtgtgccatctgagcttctatgaattccattTTCTTTGCAACAAACTCAGGAGAGGCTGTTTCAGTAGctggttgaggctgaggttgtggttgaggttgagctggttcaacagtaggctgaggtcttatccaaataccatgtaaccttttcaattgcatctggtttacaattgattctccaaaaattagagtggtctttacagattcttcattaacaaacgatactttgaagtgtttcagaatcttggtaatcagctgtggataaggcagcataaGCTTACTCTGAGAAGCTTCctgcatgtgccttagcacaatccatgcccagctcatcttgagctccttTGATAAACCCCATAACAGTAATATATCCAATTTctgaactactgcatggttaCCTGAACGTGGTACAAGCATCCAGGTTAGCGTGTACATCAGcattcgatgttggaccttcatttgaccgataggtaatgaaatggtttcaacaaaaccatcaatcatcaaGTCCTTAACAGCAGTGTGCCTGTCAACcgattcttcccatccttcgtcagccgtatcagcttcAGAGCTGTCGTCGATAGATTTTccgtgaaatggcaatcctgataagttagaaaaatcttcaaaggacatagcAATCCTTTTCCCTTTGACCTCAGccttaaaaccttcttcagtcagctTAAACGTTgaataaaattcccttatcaaacgtggataactatcaagagtAGAAGAAATAAAGCTTTCAAGACCGTGAAATCTCAAATGGTTCTGAAACGTAAAACCGTCTGTATCaaaataggcaaaatccagagtccgaccctcatggatttttcccTTCAGAAAGTCTGATGGTATGGTGGGTTCTGcatctttttccttggatgCAAGAGCTTTCTTGGGAGGGGGGGTGAAGAAACtgatttcttcttcctcttttgtgagatttccttcatggcatcagccatgagtttttccgttgggggttcctttctctttttaGGTTTCTCTTGAATAGcagcaggtgccttgcctttgtctttggcaagaattttatgtgtaggaatgggtactcttttggttaaagtgggtggtggtgaaggggttccactggatgaagatgatgaaggtgagggAGTGTGTGCNNNNNNNNNNNNNNNNNNNNNNNNNNNNNNNNNNNNNNNNNNCTTCAGAAAGTCTGATGGTATGGTGGGTTCTGcatctttttccttggatgcaggaactttcttgggagggggtgaagaaattggtttcttcttcttcttttgtgaGATTTCCTTCATGGCGTCAGCCATGAATTTTTCAGTTGGGggttcctttctctttttaGGTTTCTCTTGAATAGcagcaggtgccttgcctttgtctttggcaagaattttatgtgtaggaatgggtactcttttggttaaagtaggtggtggtgaaggggtttcactggatgaagatgatgaaggtgagggAGTGTGTGCCTGGGTTTGTTTAACTCGTGCCATAATCGTAGATTGAAGTAGATTGAATGTAGACAGTAACAAATAACAATTGCAGAAACAGAGAGATGAAGCAGACAAAGAAAATTAGTGAAATCTGGAGAAATgcagtgcagaaatcgattgataactgttcctatttaaacccttaaacgtgtaaatcgattcccaaatcgattaggttaccgttgctgggtaatgtcaatcgatttagtaattattacatacaacgactagtcacaacggtcatattgtaaatcgattcccaagtcgatttccagatttacttaatcgatgtcccaatcgattgttttaacgTTGAAAGTtcaactagtcgatttcccaatcgacgctcgggcaagttaaaaaaaaattttgaactttgaattctggggccaaagcaatcgattttgtaaaccatttaccatgctggtaatcgatttccaaatcgatttaactggaaaataACTGCAAACACCAGAAGTGTCCTATGAAAGGATTCAAAGtcatacctcactaggatcaatgatccctagtttcatccttatatgcaggaaactttctcttggtaaagcttttgtgaagatgtcagctagcTGTTCGGCNNNNNNNNNNNNNNNNNNNNNNNNNNNNNNNNNNNNNNNNNNNNNNNNNNNNNNNNNNNNNNNNNNNNNNNNNNNNNNNNNNNNNNNNNNNNNNNNNNNNNNNNNNNNNNNNNNNNNNNNNNNNNNNNNNNNNNNNNNNNNNNNNNNNNNNNNNNNNNNNNNNNNNNNNNNNNNNNNNNNNNNNNNNNNNNNNNNNNNNNNNNNNNNNNNNNNNNNNNNNNNNNNNNNNNNNNNNNNNNNNNNNNNNNNNNNNNNNNNNNNNNNNNNNNNNNNNNNNNNNNNNNNNNNNNNNNNNNNNNNNNNNNNNNNNNNNNNNNNNNNNNNNNNNNNNNNNNNNNNNNNNNNNNNNNNNNNNNNNNNNNNNNNNNNNNNNNNNNNNNNNNNNNNNNNNNNNNNNNNNNNNNNNNNNNNNNNNNNNNNNNNNNNNNNNNNNNNNNNNNNNNNNNNNNNNNNNNNNNNNNNNNNNNNNNNNNNNNNNNNNNNNNNNNNNNNNNNNNNNNNNNNNNNNNNNNNNNNNNNNNNNNNNNNNNNNNNNNNNNNNNNNNNNNNNNNNNNNNNNNNNNNNNNNNNNNNNNNNNNNNNNNNNNNNNNNNNNNNNNNNNNNNNNNNNNNNNNNNNNNNNNNNNNNNNNNNNNNNNNNNNNNNNNNNNNNNNNNNNNNNNNNNNNNNNNNNNNNNNNNNNNNNNNNNNNNNNNNNNNNNNNNNNNNNNNNNNNNNNNNNNNNgatttcccaatcgatttgtttcaatcagtttttactttgtgatgtgcacaatcgatttgccaatcgattagcctgtaaaacaggttgccactgacttgtgcagtttttatttctaattgtgccagtcgattgcctaatcgattatacaaccacaaacagttatgtttccttacaaccctttttatgaaatcgatttcccaatcgatttactcagtgaatattcaacttttgttgatttcttgagttccaagcaatttgtctcaagtgtgtagggttgggttgttgttcctgaaatcttgctcaattaaaatgttagatttatcatatgatgtatgaacattgtatgtttgttaattatgtcaaaattaggattcaaaggactaaagtccaacaagattaacccttgggaggacgaaaatgacctaaatgtctatccaatgacacaaacacacctattggatgcacaacatggGTTAAAGAAGCATTGCAGCTTGTTGGGTAGGAGGCTTAACATGTTGTTGGGTGGGATGTCGCACATATTGTGAGGTTGGTGTCGTGGCATTGGCATCTAGTGGAAATTGATCAATTGTTGTTTGTACCTGCTGAGCTGCTTGAGTTACCTTATGCGGTAAAATCATGTGATTTTTCTTCAAAGGAAGCTTGAGTCTAATCCTTTTCTTTTGGAgtcatctataaaaaataacatgaatAAAAACAATTAGCACACACAATAGTAAACACAATTCAAGATTATCAACTCTACAATATTAAATAACTTGAatctaaaactaatttttaaaaaggtagaatatgaagatttataCAAACAATCAACTACTATTTATACTtactaaaaattcaaatgtcaattgaaaaatcatccccatcttcatcatccatatcactatcattatcaATTGGAATATTTGGAACAAACGTTACATTGACTTCTTCATCGCTATGTGTTTCATCATGCAAGCCAACCATTTCTTCAATTTTAGTTAATTGTTCAACATGTGCCATATCTTCATCTTGATATGACATGTCCTCATCGGCTCCATCCACCTCTACATGACCCATAGGCTTTGTTTTGATAACTGCAAACCAGTGACGCTTATCAATTCACATTTCAGGATAGGGTACATAATACACATGTCTAGCTTTTTGTGCAATTATGAATGGATCATAGAGATCATATTTTCGATTCATCTTGATATCTACAATATCATATTGTGGATGACCTTTGGTTCCTCAGTTCCGTCTAGGATCCGACCATTGACAATAAAACAAGGCTACTTTGTGAGGCAATTTGTAATACTCCAACTCGAAGATATGTTGGATGACTCCATAGAAATCATTTTCCCCTCCTCCAGTAACCCCTTTCACATAAACTCCACTATTTATGGTTTTCTTACCCTGAGACCAAgcttttgtgtgaaatttgtacccattaatgtaatacttgtgCCAAGTTTTAACCATTGAGTTAGGACCCCAAGCTAATGATAACAAGTTAGGGTCAGTCACGCCATTTTCCTTGTCAATGGCCTATACAAACATGATATTCACAATAGTTAGGTGAGAAgttctaatttatttgcaaCAAACTTCAATAAAGCACTTACATACGCACGAAACCATTCTGGGAATTCTCCATGTATACGAGTTTGAGATATAGGATCTTCTTCAAGAATGGAATTAGAGTGCAAAAAGGCGCTGTCAATAATGAAAGAATTGTTATTACATGTATTTGGTAATTACGTGGGGCGTGTGCTTACATACTACTTACTCAATATATGGCTTGACCTTGTTGCAATTGATGAGGATGTGTACATGAGCATACCTTCTTTCAGCATCACTCAACCAATGTGTTTGGGCCTTCCCACTAGAACGTCCTAATTGATTGCTAATTGACAGTGTTGTTGTGACAACATCATTTAATTTTGCACCTTCATTACGTTGGCTTCTATTAAACAAAGAGATTGTTTTGAAATAGTGGGAACAAAAATATGTTGTCTCTCGATGTAAGTATGACATACATATTGAGCCTTCCACTCTAGCCTTGTTTTTCACTGTGCGCTTAAAATCACCCATCATTCTGGAAAAGTGAGAGcaataacttaataaaagtggaaatatttagaaaaaaaatgaaaccgTTAAAGGTGAATATAAAttacctttcaaatggatacatccatcgataTTGAACTGGAGGTGAATTGGAAGATGCTCCATTGAATCAAATAATCCTGGTGGAAAGATTCTTTCAAGTTTGCATTTGATGAATGGAATATTTTCACCCAATTTGACCAATTCATCATGTCTTAAGGTATTGCTGCACAAGCCCTTAAAGAATTGACTTAATTCTGTTAATGGTTTCCACACATGGTCAGGCAATGAACTAAATGCAAATGGAAGCAAACACTCCATAAATACATGACAATCGTGGCTTTTCATCCCATTCATTTGTCCTCTATTAACATCTGCACATCTTGCCAAGTTAGAAGCATACCCATCTGGCATCTTAAGCTCCTTTATCCATTTACAAACTTTTTTTGCCTCACTAGACGTAAGACAATAATTTGCCTTaggttttttcattt from Cicer arietinum cultivar CDC Frontier isolate Library 1 chromosome 5, Cicar.CDCFrontier_v2.0, whole genome shotgun sequence carries:
- the LOC101488619 gene encoding uncharacterized protein; amino-acid sequence: MTKPFMFLTCLIPGPSNPKANIDVYLQPLIGELQQLWSEGALTYDISMKQNFVMRATLMWTINDFPAYDMLSGWSTQGKLACPVCMDGNKAFTLKYGGKNSWFDCHCRFLPHAFRRSKKGFTKNRVVKDEPPILNGEEVWGLVHNIPRVIDNAHTKLFGYGVSHNWTKRSIFWDLPYWKDNLLRHNLDVMHIEKNFFDNVFNTVMNVKNKTKDNEKARMDLAIICQRSDLELVPHNNGKMKKPKANYCLTSSEAKKVCKWIKELKMPDGYASNLARCADVNRGQMNGMKSHDCHVFMECLLPFAFSSLPDHVWKPLTELSQFFKGLCSNTLRHDELVKLGENIPFIKCKLERIFPPGLFDSMEHLPIHLQMMGDFKRTVKNKARVEGSICMSYLHRETTYFCSHYFKTISLFNRSQRNEGAKLNDVVTTTLSISNQLGRSSGKAQTHWLSDAERSAFLHSNSILEEDPISQTRIHGEFPEWFRAYAIDKENGVTDPNLLSLAWGPNSMVKTWHKYYINGYKFHTKAWSQGKKTINSGVYVKGVTGGGENDFYGVIQHIFELEYYKLPHKVALFYCQWSDPRRN